In Providencia alcalifaciens, the sequence TCTGAACTGATTGAAATTTTGGATAGAGGTGAAGTTCGCTCTGACCTTATCAAAGAACTCGAAAAACAAAAAAGTAGGCTACTCAGTTGGGCCGATGCCCCAAACGTTGATAAAACATTAATCACCGCTCTTTTAAACGACCTAACACCGAAACTAAGCAGTTTAATGTCCGCACCTCGATTTGGTCATCAACTACGTAATGATAAAATTATTAGCATGGTTCGCCAACGCCTCAGCATTCCCGGTGGATGCTGTAGCTTTGATTTGCCCACCCTTCAACTGTGGCTAAATATCCCTCAATCAGATAGAGATAATGAAATCCAAAGCTGGCTAAATAGTTTAGATCCTCTGCAAGATGCCTTAAAAACCGTGTTATCGCTAATCCGCCAGAATGGAAGTTTTGAATCTTCCGAATCTCACAATGGTTTTTTCCAAGGTAATGTCGAAGGAAAAGAGCTTTTACGTATTAGATTATCGCCTGAACATTTGATATACCCTCAAATTTCAGGGCATAAAACGCGTTTTGCCTTACGTTTTCTTCATATCGATAGCGAGAATGGTATACTCCCAGACATAATTCGTTTTCAGTTAGCCTGTTGTTAGTTTGAGAGTCGATGTATGAATGAAATTATTGAAGTCAATTGTCCGACTTGCCAAAAAGTCGTGACTTGGAATGAATCCAGCCCTTTTCGTCCATTTTGCAGCAAAAGATGTCAATTGATTGATTTAGGTGAGTGGGCCGCCGAAGAAAAACGTATTGAAAGCCAAGGTGAAATTTCCGATAGCGATAATTGGAGTGAAGCACCTGAGCATTAATTTCACTTATCTGCGTTGATCCTGAAAATAGCCAAATCTCTGCATTAGGCTATTTTCATCTTTATTACTAACGACTTGCTGTTATGCGTCCTTCGTCAGCATATCAACAATCACGCGATTAGCAGGTGGAAACTCTTCAGCCACTAAGCTTTGCTGTTCAACCCAACGTGATTTTTGCCCTTCTTTTCCATAGGGATCATTTTCCCAGCCTGAAACCATAAAGAAGTAGAGCGTAATAAATCTATCGTCAAATTCATGATCAACTTGATGGAATAAATCACAGTCAATCACCGCAATACCCACTTCTTCTTCCAATTCACGGACCAGTGCGTCCTTAGGATTTTCCCCTTTTTCCAGCTTTCCC encodes:
- the mutT gene encoding 8-oxo-dGTP diphosphatase MutT translates to MEKKHLHIAAGIIRNAQQHIFITQRPEGTHMAGFWEFPGGKLEKGENPKDALVRELEEEVGIAVIDCDLFHQVDHEFDDRFITLYFFMVSGWENDPYGKEGQKSRWVEQQSLVAEEFPPANRVIVDMLTKDA
- the zapD gene encoding cell division protein ZapD — protein: MSEKIETTLVTYEYPMNEKIRSWLRLETLLMQIYEQSHITSYSSGIAFFRSVSELIEILDRGEVRSDLIKELEKQKSRLLSWADAPNVDKTLITALLNDLTPKLSSLMSAPRFGHQLRNDKIISMVRQRLSIPGGCCSFDLPTLQLWLNIPQSDRDNEIQSWLNSLDPLQDALKTVLSLIRQNGSFESSESHNGFFQGNVEGKELLRIRLSPEHLIYPQISGHKTRFALRFLHIDSENGILPDIIRFQLACC
- the yacG gene encoding DNA gyrase inhibitor YacG; protein product: MNEIIEVNCPTCQKVVTWNESSPFRPFCSKRCQLIDLGEWAAEEKRIESQGEISDSDNWSEAPEH